One genomic region from Panthera tigris isolate Pti1 chromosome D1, P.tigris_Pti1_mat1.1, whole genome shotgun sequence encodes:
- the LOC102954879 gene encoding olfactory receptor 8B4 isoform X3 has product MTLRNSSSVTEFILVGLSEQPELQLPLFVLFLGIYVFTVVGNLGLITLIGLSSSLHTPMYFFLFNLSFIDLCYSCVFTPKMLNDFLSENVISYVGCMTQLFFFCFFVNSECYVLVSMAYDRYVAICKPLLYTVTMSPQVCSLLMFGSYVIGFAGAMAHTGSIWRLTFCDSNIIHHYLCEVLPLLQLSCTSTHVNELVFFIVVGVVITISSISIFISYALILSNILHIPSAGGRSKAISTCGSHIIAVALFFGSGAFTYLTSSFPASMDQSKFASVFYTNVVPMLNPLIYSLRNKDVKLALGKTLRTVLS; this is encoded by the coding sequence ATGACTCTGAGAAACAGCTCCTCAGTGACTGAGTTTATCCTAGTGGGATTATCAGAACAACCAGAGCTCCAGCTTCCCCTCTTCGTCCTGTTCTTAGGGATCTATGTGTTTACTGTGGTGGGCAACTTGGGCTTGATTACCTTAATTGGGCTAAGTTCTAGTCTTCACACTCCCATGTACTTTTTTCTCTTCAACTTGTCTTTTATAGATCTCTGTTATTCCTgtgtatttacccccaaaatgctGAATGATTTTCTGTCAGAAAATGTCATCTCTTACGTGGGATGCATGactcaactttttttcttctgtttctttgtcaaTTCTGAGTGCTATGTGTTGGTATCAATGGCCTATGATCGCTATGTGGCTATCTGCAAGCCTCTGCTGTACACGGTCACCATGTCCCCTCAGGTCTGTTCTCTGCTCATGTTTGGTTCATATGTGATAGGGTTTGCTGGAGCCATGGCCCACACTGGGAGCATATGGAGACTGACTTTCTGTGATTCCAACATCATCCACCATTATCTGTGTGAAGTTCTTCCTCTCCTGCAGCTCTCCTGCACCAGCACCCATGTCAATGAGCtagtgttttttattgttgtgggAGTGGTCATCACAATATCCAGTATTAGCATCTTCATTTCTTATGCCTTGATTCTCTCTAATATCCTCCATATTCCTTCTGCTGGGGGTAGATCCAAAGCCATCAGCACATGTGGCTCCCACATAATtgctgttgctttgttttttgggtcAGGGGCATTCACCTATTTAACAAgctcttttcctgcatctatgGACCAGAGTAAATTTGCCTCAGTCTTTTACACCAATGTGGTTCCCATGCTTAATCCTTTGATCTACAGTTTGAGGAATAAGGATGTGAAACTTGCGCTGGGTAAAACCCTGAGAACAGTGCTCTCCTGA
- the LOC102954879 gene encoding olfactory receptor 8B4 isoform X2: MQTAPWKRMTLRNSSSVTEFILVGLSEQPELQLPLFVLFLGIYVFTVVGNLGLITLIGLSSSLHTPMYFFLFNLSFIDLCYSCVFTPKMLNDFLSENVISYVGCMTQLFFFCFFVNSECYVLVSMAYDRYVAICKPLLYTVTMSPQVCSLLMFGSYVIGFAGAMAHTGSIWRLTFCDSNIIHHYLCEVLPLLQLSCTSTHVNELVFFIVVGVVITISSISIFISYALILSNILHIPSAGGRSKAISTCGSHIIAVALFFGSGAFTYLTSSFPASMDQSKFASVFYTNVVPMLNPLIYSLRNKDVKLALGKTLRTVLS; encoded by the exons atgcag ACAGCTCCCTGGAAGAGAATGACTCTGAGAAACAGCTCCTCAGTGACTGAGTTTATCCTAGTGGGATTATCAGAACAACCAGAGCTCCAGCTTCCCCTCTTCGTCCTGTTCTTAGGGATCTATGTGTTTACTGTGGTGGGCAACTTGGGCTTGATTACCTTAATTGGGCTAAGTTCTAGTCTTCACACTCCCATGTACTTTTTTCTCTTCAACTTGTCTTTTATAGATCTCTGTTATTCCTgtgtatttacccccaaaatgctGAATGATTTTCTGTCAGAAAATGTCATCTCTTACGTGGGATGCATGactcaactttttttcttctgtttctttgtcaaTTCTGAGTGCTATGTGTTGGTATCAATGGCCTATGATCGCTATGTGGCTATCTGCAAGCCTCTGCTGTACACGGTCACCATGTCCCCTCAGGTCTGTTCTCTGCTCATGTTTGGTTCATATGTGATAGGGTTTGCTGGAGCCATGGCCCACACTGGGAGCATATGGAGACTGACTTTCTGTGATTCCAACATCATCCACCATTATCTGTGTGAAGTTCTTCCTCTCCTGCAGCTCTCCTGCACCAGCACCCATGTCAATGAGCtagtgttttttattgttgtgggAGTGGTCATCACAATATCCAGTATTAGCATCTTCATTTCTTATGCCTTGATTCTCTCTAATATCCTCCATATTCCTTCTGCTGGGGGTAGATCCAAAGCCATCAGCACATGTGGCTCCCACATAATtgctgttgctttgttttttgggtcAGGGGCATTCACCTATTTAACAAgctcttttcctgcatctatgGACCAGAGTAAATTTGCCTCAGTCTTTTACACCAATGTGGTTCCCATGCTTAATCCTTTGATCTACAGTTTGAGGAATAAGGATGTGAAACTTGCGCTGGGTAAAACCCTGAGAACAGTGCTCTCCTGA
- the LOC102954879 gene encoding olfactory receptor 8B4 isoform X1, with translation MESSFVIWRMTGLKQTAPWKRMTLRNSSSVTEFILVGLSEQPELQLPLFVLFLGIYVFTVVGNLGLITLIGLSSSLHTPMYFFLFNLSFIDLCYSCVFTPKMLNDFLSENVISYVGCMTQLFFFCFFVNSECYVLVSMAYDRYVAICKPLLYTVTMSPQVCSLLMFGSYVIGFAGAMAHTGSIWRLTFCDSNIIHHYLCEVLPLLQLSCTSTHVNELVFFIVVGVVITISSISIFISYALILSNILHIPSAGGRSKAISTCGSHIIAVALFFGSGAFTYLTSSFPASMDQSKFASVFYTNVVPMLNPLIYSLRNKDVKLALGKTLRTVLS, from the exons ATGGAAAGCAGCTTTGTCATCTGGAGAATGACAGGACTAAAACAG ACAGCTCCCTGGAAGAGAATGACTCTGAGAAACAGCTCCTCAGTGACTGAGTTTATCCTAGTGGGATTATCAGAACAACCAGAGCTCCAGCTTCCCCTCTTCGTCCTGTTCTTAGGGATCTATGTGTTTACTGTGGTGGGCAACTTGGGCTTGATTACCTTAATTGGGCTAAGTTCTAGTCTTCACACTCCCATGTACTTTTTTCTCTTCAACTTGTCTTTTATAGATCTCTGTTATTCCTgtgtatttacccccaaaatgctGAATGATTTTCTGTCAGAAAATGTCATCTCTTACGTGGGATGCATGactcaactttttttcttctgtttctttgtcaaTTCTGAGTGCTATGTGTTGGTATCAATGGCCTATGATCGCTATGTGGCTATCTGCAAGCCTCTGCTGTACACGGTCACCATGTCCCCTCAGGTCTGTTCTCTGCTCATGTTTGGTTCATATGTGATAGGGTTTGCTGGAGCCATGGCCCACACTGGGAGCATATGGAGACTGACTTTCTGTGATTCCAACATCATCCACCATTATCTGTGTGAAGTTCTTCCTCTCCTGCAGCTCTCCTGCACCAGCACCCATGTCAATGAGCtagtgttttttattgttgtgggAGTGGTCATCACAATATCCAGTATTAGCATCTTCATTTCTTATGCCTTGATTCTCTCTAATATCCTCCATATTCCTTCTGCTGGGGGTAGATCCAAAGCCATCAGCACATGTGGCTCCCACATAATtgctgttgctttgttttttgggtcAGGGGCATTCACCTATTTAACAAgctcttttcctgcatctatgGACCAGAGTAAATTTGCCTCAGTCTTTTACACCAATGTGGTTCCCATGCTTAATCCTTTGATCTACAGTTTGAGGAATAAGGATGTGAAACTTGCGCTGGGTAAAACCCTGAGAACAGTGCTCTCCTGA